One stretch of Arachis duranensis cultivar V14167 chromosome 1, aradu.V14167.gnm2.J7QH, whole genome shotgun sequence DNA includes these proteins:
- the LOC107492328 gene encoding uncharacterized protein LOC107492328 isoform X2: MLSTNHHSPQPLGLSSPHQPSSLPPNHLHFHLHRRHLLTTVSLTFTTPLLPVLDPPATARGLFQMPPPRLTNRYFLVRAGESEFESMGVINTNPVAKTSVDSGLSERGKKQAVRAALDLKEMGACDKSCWIWPAITQRAYQTAEIIASLNAVTRSFIVPEYSFLDARGLGAYEGKNLESVSEIYASDSVSPNNKPPPVDDGTPNESVADVFVRVTQLMSILETQYSGDTVVIVSPDSDNLTILQAGLIGLDLRRHRDLSFAPGEVRFVDTNDIPTYKQPASAVYKCFNPPNCN; this comes from the exons ATGCTCTCAACAAACCACCACTCCCCTCAACCCCTCGGCCTCTCATCCCCACACCAACCCTCATCTCTTCCTCCCAACCACCTCCACTTCCACCTCCATCGCCGCCACCTTCTCACCACCGTCTCCCTCACTTTCACAACCCCGCTGCTGCCCGTTCTAGACCCGCCAGCCACTGCGCGCGGCCTTTTCCAGATGCCCCCTCCTCGCCTCACCAACCG GTATTTTCTGGTGAGGGCAGGGGAGTCTGAGTTCGAGAGCATGGGAGTGATCAACACGAATCCGGTGGCGAAGACCTCCGTGGACAGCGGCTTATCGGAGAGAGGGAAGAAGCAGGCAGTAAGAGCAGCTTTGGACTTGAAAGAAATGGGAGCTTGTGACAAGAGCTGTTGGATATGGCCAGCTATAACTCAGAGAGCTTACCAGACTGCTGAGATCATTGCTTCTCTCAATGCCGTTACTCGCAG TTTCATAGTCCCAGAGTACAGCTTTCTGGATGCTCGTGGATTAGGTGCCTATGAAGGAAAAAACCTGGAATCCGTTTCAGAA ATATATGCATCAGATAGTGTATCACCAaacaacaaacctcctccagTTGATGATGGAACACCAAATGAGAGTGTTGCAGATGTCTTTGTTCGTGTAACACAACTCATGTCAATTCTTGAAACTCAGTACTCTGGGGACACAGTTGTCATAGTCTCGCCGGATTCGGACAACTTGACAATCCTTCAGGCTGGATTGATAGGACTTGATCTTAGAAG GCACAGGGATTTGTCTTTTGCACCTGGCGAAGTCCGATTCGTCGACACAAACGACATTCCTACTTACAAGCAGCCTGCATCTGCTGTATATAAATGTTTCAACCCACCAAATTGTAACTAG
- the LOC107492328 gene encoding uncharacterized protein LOC107492328 isoform X1, whose protein sequence is MLSTNHHSPQPLGLSSPHQPSSLPPNHLHFHLHRRHLLTTVSLTFTTPLLPVLDPPATARGLFQMPPPRLTNRYFLVRAGESEFESMGVINTNPVAKTSVDSGLSERGKKQAVRAALDLKEMGACDKSCWIWPAITQRAYQTAEIIASLNAVTRSFIVPEYSFLDARGLGAYEGKNLESVSEWNDVNSSVGMRQIYASDSVSPNNKPPPVDDGTPNESVADVFVRVTQLMSILETQYSGDTVVIVSPDSDNLTILQAGLIGLDLRRHRDLSFAPGEVRFVDTNDIPTYKQPASAVYKCFNPPNCN, encoded by the exons ATGCTCTCAACAAACCACCACTCCCCTCAACCCCTCGGCCTCTCATCCCCACACCAACCCTCATCTCTTCCTCCCAACCACCTCCACTTCCACCTCCATCGCCGCCACCTTCTCACCACCGTCTCCCTCACTTTCACAACCCCGCTGCTGCCCGTTCTAGACCCGCCAGCCACTGCGCGCGGCCTTTTCCAGATGCCCCCTCCTCGCCTCACCAACCG GTATTTTCTGGTGAGGGCAGGGGAGTCTGAGTTCGAGAGCATGGGAGTGATCAACACGAATCCGGTGGCGAAGACCTCCGTGGACAGCGGCTTATCGGAGAGAGGGAAGAAGCAGGCAGTAAGAGCAGCTTTGGACTTGAAAGAAATGGGAGCTTGTGACAAGAGCTGTTGGATATGGCCAGCTATAACTCAGAGAGCTTACCAGACTGCTGAGATCATTGCTTCTCTCAATGCCGTTACTCGCAG TTTCATAGTCCCAGAGTACAGCTTTCTGGATGCTCGTGGATTAGGTGCCTATGAAGGAAAAAACCTGGAATCCGTTTCAGAA TGGAATGATGTtaattcaagtgtgggaatgcGGCAGATATATGCATCAGATAGTGTATCACCAaacaacaaacctcctccagTTGATGATGGAACACCAAATGAGAGTGTTGCAGATGTCTTTGTTCGTGTAACACAACTCATGTCAATTCTTGAAACTCAGTACTCTGGGGACACAGTTGTCATAGTCTCGCCGGATTCGGACAACTTGACAATCCTTCAGGCTGGATTGATAGGACTTGATCTTAGAAG GCACAGGGATTTGTCTTTTGCACCTGGCGAAGTCCGATTCGTCGACACAAACGACATTCCTACTTACAAGCAGCCTGCATCTGCTGTATATAAATGTTTCAACCCACCAAATTGTAACTAG